Within Egibacteraceae bacterium, the genomic segment CTGCTCGCCATTCTCCCGATACCGCGTGAGGTCGTGCTTGAGGGTACGCACAGCCCAGTTGCGGGCGTAGCGGCGGCCACCGAACTGCCGTCGCACACACGCCGCCTGCGCGTCGGTGGGATCCAGCGCGAACTGAAACGCCTGCACCCTCCAGCCATCAGGAACCTCGAACCTCGCCATGCCCATGATCATGCAACGCACCTGTGACAGACCCCGCCCTGACCGCCGCGGGGCCGATGTCTCGTTGCGCGCAGCCGACCGCCTTCACCGCCCGATTCCTCGCCCAGCGGCACCCATACAACCCGGCACACAACGACGCCGGCACCTCCACCATGTCTCCCACCAGGTCCTCGTCGACCTCCGTCGTCGTCTGACACCACCAGACAACGACCATGCCCCGAGAGCGCGGACTCCACCAGTTCGGTGTTCACCCGCCCCAGCCGGTCCCGATGCCTCGACCACCACCGCAGTCACCTTCGGATCAGCCACAAGCCTCCCCACCTTGGCGAGACCCGTTCAACCCCGGACCCGAACTCGGCCTCCCACCCCGACGACCTGACCACCCCCATCGGCAGCCCACGCCGTCAACCCGGCCACCCGCCGGTCCAGGTCGTCCTTCAGGTCATACGAGGACACCCTGGCGTACAAGCCCCACGCCAGTGCCTGTGAACAGAACTGGGCGGGCGTACCCGGCGACACCAACACCGTCCGCTGATTCACCCCCACAGCCGCAACCGCCAAGCTCCCCTCCCGTCCCGCAAACCACCGGACCGCCTGCCGGAACTAGGGTCAAGGCGACGTCCTCGCGCTGCCATCAAAGGCCACGCTGACAGCGGCCACGGCCTGACGATACTGTTGGGGTCGTCCGCCTCGAGGCGGCGGTGGCGGTTGCGCGCTTGGCGGCGGGCACGCCCATGATCGGTACGCATCACGCGGTACGCATCGGTTGTGCGACCAGGAAGGATGCCGCGTAGACATGGGGCAGCAAGCGAGCTCACTCCCGGTGGCCGCCGTGATGGCGTTGGTGCTGTCCGCCGCGGTGCTCGGCCCCGCGGCCGCCGCGCCGGCGCCCGGCCCCGGCCCCAGCGCCGCCCCGGCACCCGGCCCCAGCGGCGCCGCCGCGGTGCCCGACGAGGTGATCGTGCGGTGGTCGGGACGGGCACGCCCCGCCGCCCGGGCCGACGCGCGCGGCGACCACGGCATCGCCCACGCCCGGTCGATGCGCCGCACGGGGGTGGAGCTGCACACCATCACCTCCGGGCAGGGTCCCGCCGCCGTCGCCCTCGCGCTGACCCGCGACCCCCGCGTGGAGTACGCCCAGCCCAACTACCTGCTGCGGCCCCACGCCCCCCCGCCCGACGACCCGCTGTTCAACGACCTCTGGGGCCTGCGCAACACCGGCCAGGCCATCATCGGACAGCTGGGCCAGGCCGACATCCACACCGACGTCCTCGGGGCGTGGGACGAGACCCGGGGTGAGGACGTCCTGGTGGCCGTCATCGACTCCGGCATCGACCGGGACCACCCCGACCTCGCCGCGAACATGTGGGTGAACCCCGATCCCGGCAGCGACCCCCGCTACCCCGGCGACCTGCACGGCTGGGACTTCCGCAACCAGGACGACACGGTCTTCGACGCCGCGGAAGGCGACGAGCACGGCACCCATGTGGCGGGCACCCTCGCCGCGGTCGCCGACAACGGCGTGGGCATCGCCGGCGTCGCACCCGAGGCGACGATCATGCCGCTGAAGTTCCTGGAGTCGCGCACCGGGTCCACCTCCGACGCGATCCTGGCGATCGAGTACGCCGCGGAACGGGGCGTGCGTGTGGCGAACAACAGCTGGGGGGGACAAGCCTCCCCCAACAACGAGGCGCTGAAGGCCGCCATCGCCGCCTCCGGCATGGTGTTCGTCGCCGCCGCGGGCAACCATGGCAGCAACCTGGACAGCGCCCCCTTCTACCCCTGCAGCTTCGACCTGCCCAACGCCATCTGCGTCGCCGCGTTCGACAACCAGGGGACCCTGGCCGACTACTCGAGCTACGGCGCATCGACGGTGCACGTGGGAGCCCCCGGCAGCGCCGTGCTGTCAACGATCCCGCCCGACCCGGACACGCCCGCCGCGGGCTACGAAGAGGCCTACGACTTCTTCGACGGCACCTCGATGGCCAGTCCCCACGTGGCCGGTGTCGCCGCGCTGGTCGCCGCCGCGGGGCCTGATCTGGCGGCCTCCGAGATCGTCGCTCTCGTGAACGAGACGGTGCTGCCCCTGTCATCCCTCGAGGGGTTCACCACGACCGGGGGCATGGTGAGCGCGGCGCGCGCCGTCGCGGCGGCGTCGGGCGGCGCCGCAGCCGGGCCCCCGAGCGCCCCGCGCGACGTGCAGGCCCAGCCCGGCGCGGGCGCGGCGACCGTCGCGTGGTCGGCCCCGATCCTGGCCGGGGGCAGCCCCGTCGACGAGTACACGGTGACCGCCGCGCCCGGCGGCGCCACCGCGATGGTCGATGGCGACGCCCGCGAGGCCACCGTCACCGGTCTGGACGGCGGACAGAGCTACACCCTCACCGTCCGGGCCACCAACGCCGACGGCCGGGGCCCGCCCTCAGCCGCGTCCGAGCCCGTCGAGCCGAGCGGGTCGCCCGGCCGGCCCACAGCCGTGAGCGCGACGGCCGGCGTGGAGTCGGCCAGCGTGACCTGGGCGCCACCCGCCGACGACGGCGGCCACCCCATCACCGGCTACACCGTGACCGCCGCCCCCGGCGGCGCCACCACCACCGTCGACGGCGACGCCCGCGCCGCCACCGTCACCGGTCTGATCGGCGGGCAGGCGTACACCTTCACCGTCCGGGCGACCAACGCGGCCGGGTCGGGGCCGCCGTCGGACCCGTCGGGCCCGGTCGTCCCCCGGGGACCGCCCGGGGCCCCGACAGGCGTGACCGCCACGGCCGGACGGGCCGAGGCGACGGTGGCCTGGTCGGCGCCGACCGACGACGGCGGAAGCCCGGTCACCGCCTACACGGTGACCGCCGCGCCGGGCGGCGCCGCCGCGAGCGTCGGTGGCGACGCCCGCGCCGCCACCGTCGCCGGCCTGGCCGGCGGGCAGGCCTACACCTTCACCGTCCGGGCCACCAACGCCCACGGGGCGGGATCCGCGTCGGAGCCCTCGAACGCCGTGACCCCCCAGCCCCCGGCCGCGTGCCCGCCGGAGACCGTCCCCGGCGCCGGCTTCACCGACGTGGCAGCGGGCAGCGTGCACGCATCCGCCATCGACTGCGCCGCCTGGTACGGGCTCGCGCACGGCACCGGTGCCACCACCTACGGGCCGGGCGCCAGCGTGCGCCGCGACCAGATGGCGGCGTTCATCGGTCGGCTCGTCGCCGAGGCCGGCGTGGATCTCACCGCGGCGGGCACCCCGTTCGACGACGTGGCGGGCAACGTCCACGCGGCACACATCAACGCCCTGGCCGCCGCCGGCATCGTCCAGGGCGTGGCGCCGGGGACCTACTCGCCGGGGTCCCAGGTCACCCGCGACCAGATGGCCGCGTTCCTCACCCGCACCTACGAGTTCATCGCCGAGGCGACCCTGCCGGCACCGCCGCACGACTTCACCGACGTGGCGGGCAACGTCCATGCGACCGCCATCGCCAAGGCGGCGGGGGCCGACTTCGCGCGGGGGCTGGGCGCGGCCACCTACGGCCCCCGCGAGCCCGTGCGTCGCGACCAGATGGCCTCGTTCCTGACCAGGGTGCTGCACCGCCTGGTGGGGGACGGGTTCGCGCCGGCGCGCTCCTGAGCCACCGTGGCGGAGCGCTCCCGGCATTGGCGAGCGCCCCGGACCGACGAGTACGATCCCCACACGCCGGGGTATGCCGACCCTCGGGGAGGGACGCGGGATGAGTGCACCGGTCAAGGTTGTGTGTCTGGGCGGGGGTTGGACGGCCCTCTACGCCGCGCGGGCCATGCGCAAGGCGATCCGGCGAGGCGACATCGACCTCACGGTGGTCAGTCGCGACACCTTCCTGACCGTGCACGGGTTCATCGCCGAGATGCTGGCAGGGCGCATCCAGCCCAACCAGATCATGGCACCGGCCCGTCGGATCTTCCGTCCCGCCCGGTACCACCACGCGGAGGTCGAGCGCGTCGACCTTGACCGCCAGGAGGTCACGACCAGCCGCCTGCTCGACGGCCGGGAGCACACACTGGCCTACGACCACCTCATCCTCGGTCTTGGGTCCAAGGACGACCTCGGTGGCTACGCCG encodes:
- a CDS encoding S8 family serine peptidase — translated: MGQQASSLPVAAVMALVLSAAVLGPAAAAPAPGPGPSAAPAPGPSGAAAVPDEVIVRWSGRARPAARADARGDHGIAHARSMRRTGVELHTITSGQGPAAVALALTRDPRVEYAQPNYLLRPHAPPPDDPLFNDLWGLRNTGQAIIGQLGQADIHTDVLGAWDETRGEDVLVAVIDSGIDRDHPDLAANMWVNPDPGSDPRYPGDLHGWDFRNQDDTVFDAAEGDEHGTHVAGTLAAVADNGVGIAGVAPEATIMPLKFLESRTGSTSDAILAIEYAAERGVRVANNSWGGQASPNNEALKAAIAASGMVFVAAAGNHGSNLDSAPFYPCSFDLPNAICVAAFDNQGTLADYSSYGASTVHVGAPGSAVLSTIPPDPDTPAAGYEEAYDFFDGTSMASPHVAGVAALVAAAGPDLAASEIVALVNETVLPLSSLEGFTTTGGMVSAARAVAAASGGAAAGPPSAPRDVQAQPGAGAATVAWSAPILAGGSPVDEYTVTAAPGGATAMVDGDAREATVTGLDGGQSYTLTVRATNADGRGPPSAASEPVEPSGSPGRPTAVSATAGVESASVTWAPPADDGGHPITGYTVTAAPGGATTTVDGDARAATVTGLIGGQAYTFTVRATNAAGSGPPSDPSGPVVPRGPPGAPTGVTATAGRAEATVAWSAPTDDGGSPVTAYTVTAAPGGAAASVGGDARAATVAGLAGGQAYTFTVRATNAHGAGSASEPSNAVTPQPPAACPPETVPGAGFTDVAAGSVHASAIDCAAWYGLAHGTGATTYGPGASVRRDQMAAFIGRLVAEAGVDLTAAGTPFDDVAGNVHAAHINALAAAGIVQGVAPGTYSPGSQVTRDQMAAFLTRTYEFIAEATLPAPPHDFTDVAGNVHATAIAKAAGADFARGLGAATYGPREPVRRDQMASFLTRVLHRLVGDGFAPARS